One Thunnus thynnus chromosome 18, fThuThy2.1, whole genome shotgun sequence genomic region harbors:
- the prep gene encoding prolyl endopeptidase codes for MFYRIQRVISKPLFQSLRQLFLLRNSRKLTSRMAFQYPQAYRDEAVVDNYHGQNVPDPYSWLEDPDSEKTQAFVTAQNQLTLPFLERCEVRDLFKERMTELYDYPKYSCPFKRGSRYFHFYNTGLQNQSVMYVQESLDAEPTVFLDPNTFSDDGTVALRGYAFSEDGEYLAYGTSASGSDWVEIRFLRVEDAAPLEDRLERVKFSCMSWTHDGKGLFYNSYPEQEGKSDGTETSTNLHQKLYFHVLGTPQSQDVLCAEFPDHPKWMMGAEVSDDGRYVLLSIREGCDPVNRLWYCDLETTPEGITGLLPWVKLIDNFDAEYEYVTNEGTLFTFKTNLDAPRYRLINIDFASPAQSNWKELIPQHDKDVIVFATCTYSSYLFVCFLHDVKNVLKMYRLSSGKELRTFPLDVGSVVGFTGRKRDSEIFYYFTSFLSPAIIYHCDLTKEPLQPHIFREVTVKGFDPSDYQTTQIFYASKDGTQIPMFIVHKKGIKMDGSHPGFLYGYGGFNISITPSYSVSRLIFVRHLGGVLAVANIRGGGEYGETWHKAGMLANKQNCFTDFQRAAEYLIKEGYTSPSKLTINGGSNGGLLVAACVNQRPELFGCAVAQVGVMDMLKFHKFTIGHAWTTDFGCSEDKEQFEWLIKYSPLHNIRIPEGNGVQYPAVLLLTGDHDDRVVPLHSLKYIATLQHIVGRSPKQTNPLFILVDTKSGHGAGKPTSKVIQEVADTYAFIARCLKISWVK; via the exons ATGTTTTACAGGATCCAGAGAGTAATTTCAAAACCACTATTTCAGTCCCTGAGGCAACTTTTTTTGTTACGCAATTCCCGAAAACTGACCTCCAGAATGGCTTTTCAGTATCCTCAGGCTTACCGTGACGAGGCAGTT GTGGATAACTATCATGGCCAGAACGTGCCAGATCCATACAGCTGGCTGGAAGACCCTGACAGTGAAAAGACACAG GCGTTTGTCACCGCTCAGAACCAGCTGACTTTGCCATTTTTAGAGCGATGTGAGGTGCGAGACCTGTTCAAGGAGCGCATGACTGAGCTGTACGACTACCCCAAGTATAGCTGTCCCTTCAAGAGGGGGAGCAG gtactttcacttttacaaCACTGGCCTCCAGAACCAGAGTGTGATGTACGTGCAGGAGAGCCTGGACGCTGAGCCCACTGTCTTCTTGGatccaaacacattttctgatgATGGGACAGTTGCCCTGCGAG GCTATGCGTTCTCTGAGGATGGGGAGTATCTGGCCTATGGCACCAGTGCCAGTGGCTCAGACTGGGTGGAGATCCGCTTCCTGCGGGTTGAAGACGCTGCGCCTCTAGAGGACCGCCTGGAGCGAGTCAAGTTTAGCTGCATGTCCTGGACCCATGATGGGAAGGGCCTTTTCTACAACTCCTACCCTGAGCAGGAGGGCAAGAGTGATG GCACTGAGACCTCCACCAACCTGCACCAGAAGCTATACTTCCATGTTTTGGGGACTCCCCAGTCGCAGGACGTGCTGTGTGCCGAGTTCCCTGACCACCCCAAATGGATGATGGGAGCTGAG GTATCAGATGATGGGCGCTACGTGCTGCTGTCCATCAGGGAAGGTTGTGATCCGGTCAACAGACTCTGGTATTGTGACCTTGAGACCACTCCTGAGGGTATTACAG GGCTGTTGCCATGGGTGAAGCTAATCGACAACTTTGACGCTGAGTACGAGTACGTGACCAACGAGGGCACATTGTTCACGTTCAAGACAAACCTTGACGCCCCACGTTACCGCCTCATCAACATCGACTTCGCTTCTCCAGCTCAGAGCAACTGGAAGGAGCTCATCCCTCAACACGACAAGGACGTTATCG TGTTTGCCACCTGTACATACTCCAGCTACCTGTTTGTATGCTTCCTCCACGACGTGAAGAATGTGTTGAAGATGTATCGTCTGAGCTCTGGGAAGGAGCTGAGGACCTTCCCGCTGGACGTAGGCTCTGTGGTCGGCTTCACAGGACGGAAGAGGGACTCAGAgattttttactatttcacctccttcctctccccGG CCATCATTTACCACTGTGACTTGACCAAGGAGCCACTGCAGCCCCACATCTTCAGAGAAGTCACCGTTAAAGGCTTCGACCCCTCCGACTACCAGACCACCCAG ATCTTCTACGCCTCCAAGGACGGCACTCAAATCCCCATGTTTATCGTTCACAAGAAGGGCATCAAAATGGACGGCTCCCATCCGGGCTTCCTGTACGGATACGGTGGCTTTAACATCTCCATCACGCCGAGCTACAGCGTCTCCCGCCTCATCTTCGTAAGACACCTGGGAGGAGTCCTGGCTGTTGCCAACatccgaggaggaggagagtacGGGGAGACCTGGCACAAAG cTGGCATGTTGGCCAACAAGCAGAACTGCTTCACAGACTTCCAGCGTGCAGCTGAATATCTCATCAAAGAGGGCTACACCTCTCCCTCCAAACTGACTATAAACGGAGGCTCTAATGGTGGCCTGCTCGTAG CTGCCTGTGTGAACCAGCGGCCTGAGCTGTTCGGCTGCGCTGTAGCTCAGGTAGGCGTCATGGACATGCTGAAGTTCCACAAGTTCACCATCGGTCACGCCTGGACCACAGACTTCGGCTGCTCAGAAGACAAAGAGCAATTTGAGTGGCTTATCAA ATACTCCCCGCTTCATAACATCCGCATTCCAGAAGGCAACGGGGTCCAGTACCCCGCGGTCCTGCTGCTGACGGGCGACCACGATGATCGGGTGGTGCCTCTCCACTCCCTCAAATACATCGCCACCCTGCAGCACATTGTGGGCCGCAGTCCCAAGCAGACAAACCCTCTGTTCATCCTGGTGGACACAAAGTCAGGCCACGGCGCCGGCAAGCCCACCAGCAAAGTCATCCAGGAGGTGGCTGACACCTACGCCTTCATCGCTCGCTGTCTCAAAATCTCCTGGGTCAAATAA